A stretch of the Microtus ochrogaster isolate Prairie Vole_2 linkage group LG2, MicOch1.0, whole genome shotgun sequence genome encodes the following:
- the Cdkn1a gene encoding cyclin-dependent kinase inhibitor 1, with amino-acid sequence MSDPSDVRPVPHRSKVCRRLFGPVDSEQLSRDCEALMAGCLQEARERWNFDFVTETPLEGNYAWERVRGLGMPKFYLSPGSRGRDDLGGDKRPSTSSALLQGSAPEDHVALSLSCTLVSHAPERPEDSPGGPGTSQGRKRRQTSLTDFYHSKRRLVFCKRKP; translated from the exons ATGTCCGATCCCAGTGATGTCCGACCGGTCCCACACAGGAGCAAGGTGTGCCGCCGTCTCTTCGGACCCGTGGACAGCGAGCAGCTAAGCCGCGACTGTGAGGCCCTCATGGCCGGCTGCCTCCAGGAGGCCCGAGAACGGTGGAACTTCGACTTCGTCACCGAGACGCCTCTGGAGGGCAACTACGCCTGGGAGCGTGTTCGGGGCCTAGGGATGCCCAAGTTCTACCTGAGTCCTGGGTCCCGTGGCCGTGATGACCTGGGAGGGGACAAGCGGCCCAGCACCTCCTCTGCCCTGCTGCAGGGGTCAGCTCCGGAGGACCACGTGGCCCTGTCGCTGTCCTGCACTCTGGTGTCTCATGCCCCTGAGCGGCCTGAGGACTCCCCGGGTGGCCCTGGGACATCTCAGGGCCGAAAACGGAGGCAGACCAGCCTGACAG ATTTCTATCATTCTAAACGCCggctggtcttctgcaagaggaaGCCCTAA